From the genome of Pogoniulus pusillus isolate bPogPus1 chromosome 12, bPogPus1.pri, whole genome shotgun sequence, one region includes:
- the CREG1 gene encoding protein CREG1: MPRLTLLCAVAALLLAAGRAIPPPEEAARMARFVLHNCDWGALATLSAQEGLRGRPFANIFSLSDGPPGPLGGSGVPYLYLTDMEISVQDLEINSNASLTVSLAQTPYCKKHQYDPQNPLCAHVIFCGSIVKVDDSEADIAKKALFSRHPEMESWPKDHNWFFAKFNITNIWVLDYFGGLKIVTPEEYYSVKP; encoded by the exons ATGCCGAGGCTGACGCTCCTGTGCGCGGTAGCGGCGCTGCTTCTGGCGGCTGGCAGGGCCATCCCGCCGCCAGAGGAGGCAGCGCGCATGGCGCGCTTCGTGCTGCACAACTGCGACTGGGGCGCGCTGGCCACGCTCTCCGCGCAGGAGGGGCTGCGCGGCCGCCCCTTCGCTAACATCTTCTCCCTCAGCGACGGCCCCCCCGGGCCGCTCGGCGGCAGCGGCGTCCCCTACCTTTACCTGACCGACATGGAGATCTCCGTGCAGGACCTGGAG ATCAATTCAAATGCCTCCTTGACTGTGTCTTTGGCGCAGACTCCTTACTGCAAGAAGCACCAATATGACCCCCAGAATCCCCTTTGTGCTCACGTAATCTTCTGTGGGAGTATTGTGAAG GTGGATGATTCAGAAGCAGACATAGCCAAAAAAGCATTATTCAGTCGCCACCCTGAGATGGAAAGTTGGCCTAAGGATCATAATTGGTTCTTTGCCAAATTCAACATCACCAATATCTGGGTGCTGGATTACTTTGGTGGACTGAAAATTGTGACGCCAGAAGAATATTACAGCGTCAAGCCTTAG